In one Cyclopterus lumpus isolate fCycLum1 chromosome 22, fCycLum1.pri, whole genome shotgun sequence genomic region, the following are encoded:
- the hivep2b gene encoding human immunodeficiency virus type I enhancer-binding protein 2 homolog, translated as MESLETTAGAESSTEGQDRHVVAQAKCSSEAAQTRRSPSVELEGEGRHQQLREGQSRDTCGFIETSEDQHSQTQSASHQDHEESPYPAEPTKGFPIGRQRSTESTSPPEVQHQCSHSGMDQLSDAACKVEQKAQKPGKYVCDYCGRACAKPSVLKKHIRSHTGERPYPCVPCGFSFKTKSNLYKHRKSHAHSVKAGTATLSELGSYNANADQGSFEGEGELFSDAEQSTDTDEDALSDPLLLLDSPVEGSDNTAVKVLNLIAQKKGAASISAQDGSPQPQEINASEAGRAIQSCTIKQRLALRLSEKRSSDSEHNLSLPSQSSKGSTDSGYFSRSESTEHQTGPPNTNAKSYQEIMFGKCYRPSPKQAAAFVACSTDSDEYTGRRSERGVSRVFTQEKDAGEPIKINTKSFTREEVKELQLDAGSDGGTLMRSNSMPTSPAVCLTMPQALRGSHSFDERTSTGGTRRLRRQAAFEHSAHDGHGDADGHGKMSESGTSSAGSEMENHPSAASSMSHQRHAMELATRKRRKEKREEEDLPGRYEGHPEQCEDMFDSSNDYDSKEAAVGLMALGKGHSLCMLTQMDRCDMDISVSPEMSGRKTLGNVISVIQHTNSINRPHSEQSESYKYHGQRQDSMPLFQAMEASESYELERSDSMLRQSFQLGPKLVRQPNIQVPEIRVTVEPDSPEKAPEVQVKEAEKHVEEFQWPQRSETLAQFPPEKLPPKKKRLRLADIEHSSGESSFESACTSLSRSPSQDSNLSYSSTFSFDRDESLKSVSPARQDEFGKPLELLAVPGSGRSLSVLNQRQQHEMRRSASEQAPCNLRKEFPEVRSISFDYGSLSPTSKGRPVDVSLSAVRESRRGNLVRQESLNMDTEVTQVPSQAFPQHHSSSSPPFAAVAALPQTLPIFSAGNTFPQLSQPSLLVPVRIQTHVPSHGSITYTSVSQIFDNQYDGVSSTTSSSQSQISRLSGNLDPHNVSAYSRPPSTPHSLNVEALDLSSAKLQTGIPLSLTSRTISTTNASSGGTNKRMLSPASSMDLFMEVKQQKRVKEERMFGQIVEELSAVELGKCNLSEEKGLRSEMLGASAPHAPDDSRMSTFITREETEAGDHGVESAMESSSAPYSTISVGEGKEVGTEKRVQMDTVGQLVASRDLLISDAENSRLFPSLRTTTGVSWCYLNRTKPSCSHSNAPFSSVYTTWCVSSHNPNPLELSTSTALALLRSKQRGDKVIYTVAAMCQPGTGKLVSSLILWRQTMEQLQRKPEPKEVDVTYGKKVKDISCRVKSAKEEWKEREASTTQTVPTRIKIFDGGYKSNEDYVYVRGRGRGKYICEECGIRCKKPSMLKKHIRTHTDVRPYICRVCNFAFKTKGNLTKHMKSKAHMKKCLELGVSVTMDDTEIQEHVDDSQQDSKTEAVHTAKHQFSDAEDSDGMDEDVDEIDEDDDEDDEYEGDSSPKLRSRSTSPQACGVTSLAVTATAALHVYSLTSLPGADVRQQSSGRRTGSDHRPVFDQREKSLDEDSLTMLSPDQAGFLFDPYSSCLLSPGWESPIREPSPSRLRYPSPRRELSPRGRSSPRWDASPRRAASPGFTPIQHLSPVSIERPVSTGTELAGKRESSIRGRQRVVLRAVSPRRGSHQHKGGGEKTRHQAQMEMAQHGAFEMEMDQRSGLAPGPPGAASSQPQNILSHLPLHSQQQARSLLPVVPVGGLQMSHSPPPSGDDVASSSSAPSPQSSEGQRCSSSREGSVHGPESGGEDACREKSLDPVDGGQEEIVQTCLKAIASLKITTEDPH; from the exons ATGGAGTCACTTGAAACTACTGCGGGGGCGGAGAGCTCCACTGAGGGTCAGGACAGACATGTTGTTGCACAGGCAAAATGCTCCTCGGAGGCGGCGCAGACGAGGAGGAGTCCATCGGTCGAATTGGAAGGCGAGGGGCGGCACCAGCAACTGCGAGAAGGTCAGAGCCGAGACACGTGCGGTTTCATAGAAACGTCTGAAGACCAGCACTCCCAAACTCAGTCCGCGAGCCATCAAGACCACGAGGAGTCTCCGTATCCAGCAGAGCCCACGAAAGGGTTTCCCATCGGCAGACAGAGATCCACAGAGTCCACCAGCCCACCTGAAGTCCAACACCAGTGTTCCCATTCAGGGATGGATCAGCTGTCAGACGCCGCGTGCAAAGTGGAGCAAAAGGCGCAAAAGCCCGGGAAGTACGTTTGCGATTACTGCGGAAGGGCGTGCGCCAAACCCAGCGTGCTCAAGAAACACATCCGCTCGCACACCGGAGAGCGGCCCTATCCGTGTGTCCCGTGCGGCTTCTCCTTCAAAACCAAGAGCAATTTATACAAACACAGGAAGTCCCACGCTCACTCCGTCAAAGCGGGAACGGCGACGCTCTCGGAGCTCGGTTCTTACAACGCCAACGCGGACCAGGGGTCTTTTGAAGGGGAAGGAGAGTTGTTCTCCGACGCGGAGCAAAGCACGGACACGGACGAGGACGCGCTCAGCgacccgctgctgctgctggactctCCGGTGGAGGGATCGGATAACACCGCTGTGAAAGTACTGAATCTCATCGCTCAGAAAAAGGGAGCCGCGTCGATCTCGGCTCAGGACGGTTCACCCCAGCCCCAAGAAATCAACGCCTCCGAGGCCGGCCGCGCAATTCAATCGTGCACGATCAAACAGAGGCTTGCCCTTCGGCTGTCCGAAAAAAGAAGCAGCGACTCGGAGCACAATCTGTCCCTCCCGAGTCAGTCCAGCAAGGGCAGCACGGACTCCGGCTACTTCTCGCGCTCCGAGAGCACCGAGCACCAGACGGGCCCTCCGAACACCAACGCAAAGTCCTACCAAGAAATTATGTTCGGCAAGTGTTACAGGCCGAGCCCCAAACAGGCGGCGGCTTTTGTGGCTTGCAGCACGGACTCGGACGAGTACACGGGGAGACGCTCGGAGAGAGGAGTGTCCCGCGTGTTCACCCAGGAAAAAGACGCCGGTGAACccatcaaaataaacacaaagtcgTTCACGAGGGAGGAGGTAAAAGAACTGCAGTTAGACGCCGGCTCCGACGGGGGGACTCTGATGAGGAGCAACTCGATGCCAACGTCCCCGGCGGTGTGTCTGACTATGCCTCAGGCCCTCAGAGGCAGCCACTCGTTTGACGAGAGAACGAGCACCGGGGGCACAAGGAGGCTCAGGCGGCAAGCTGCTTTCGAACACTCGGCGCACGACGGCCACGGCGACGCAGACGGCCACGGAAAGATGAGCGAGAGCGGCACCTCGTCCGCGGGATCGGAGATGGAAAACCACCCCTCCGCGGCCTCCAGTATGAGCCATCAGAGGCACGCGATGGAACTGGCAACGCGGAAGCGTcggaaagagaagagggaggaggaagattTGCCCGGTCGATACGAGGGCCATCCCGAACAGTGCGAAGACATGTTTGACTCGAGTAATGACTACGATTCAAAAGAAGCTGCCGTGGGCCTCATGGCATTAGGAAAAGGGCATTCTTTATGTATGCTCACACAGATGGACAGGTGTGACATGGACATATCGGTGAGCCCCGAAATGTCCGGGAGGAAAACTTTAGGGAACGTCATTTCTGTTATCCAGCACACAAACTCAATAAACAGGCCTCACTCCGAACAGTCCGAATCCTACAAGTACCATGGGCAGAGACAGGATAGTATGCCTCTGTTTCAAGCTATGGAGGCGAGTGAATCCTACGAGTTGGAAAGGAGTGACAGCATGCTGAGGCAATCGTTTCAACTGGGCCCCAAACTTGTGCGTCAGCCCAACATACAAGTCCCGGAAATCAGGGTCACGGTAGAGCCCGACAGTCCAGAAAAGGCCCCGGAGGTGCAGGTGAAGGAGGCCGAGAAGCACGTGGAGGAGTTTCAGTGGCCTCAGAGGAGCGAAACGTTAGCACAATTTCCTCCAGAAAAGCTCCCCCCAAAGAAGAAAAGGCTCCGCCTAGCCGACATCGAGCACTCCTCTGGGGAATCCAGTTTCGAGTCTGCCTGCACTAGTCTCTCCCGCAGCCCGAGCCAAGACAGCAACTTATCTTAcagctccaccttctcctttgACAGGGATGAGAGTTTGAAGTCGGTCTCTCCGGCCAGGCAGGATGAATTCGGCAAACCGCTGGAGCTCCTAGCGGTGCCGGGGAGCGGGCGCTCCCTCTCTGTGCTCAACCAGCGGCAACAACACGAAATGAGACGCTCTGCCTCGGAGCAGGCGCCGTGCAACTTGCGCAAGGAGTTCCCAGAGGTGCGCAGCATATCGTTTGACTATGGCAGCCTTTCCCCCACATCCAAAGGTCGACCGGTGGACGTCAGCCTCTCAGCTGTGAGGGAGAGTAGGAGGGGGAACTTGGTGCGGCAGGAGTCATTGAATATGGACACTGAGGTGACACAAGTCCCATCGCAGGCGTTCCCGCAGcaccacagcagcagctccccTCCGTTCGCGGCAGTTGCCGCTCTGCCGCAGACTTTGCCGATATTCTCCGCGGGGAATACGTTCCCCCAGCTGTCGCAACCGAGCCTTCTAGTCCCCGTGAGGATACAGACCCACGTGCCATCCCACGGCAGTATCACATACACTTCAGTATCGCAGATCTTTGACAATCAGTACGACGGCGTGAGCTCCACCACGTCCTCCTCTCAGAGTCAGATTTCCCGTTTGTCGGGGAATCTGGATCCTCATAACGTATCGGCGTACAGCAGACCACCTTCGACGCCGCACAGCCTCAATGTCGAAGCCCTTGATTTGTCATCGGCGAAGCTCCAGACGggcatccccctctctctgacCTCCAGAACCATCTCGACCACCAACGCCTCCAGCGGCGGCACCAACAAGCGGATGCTGTCCCCCGCCAGCAGCATGGACCTTTTCATGGAGGTCAAGCAGCAAAAAcgggtgaaagaggaaagaatGTTCGGGCAGATCGTGGAGGAGCTGAGCGCCGTGGAGTTGGGGAAGTGTAATTTGAGCGAGGAGAAGGGCCTCAGGTCAGAGATGCTGGGTGCATCCGCGCCTCACGCTCCGGATGACTCGCGTATGAGTACGTTTATCACACGGGAAGAGACGGAGGCCGGCGACCACGGCGTTGAGTCAGCCATGGAAAGCAGCTCAGCTCCCTATTCTACGATATCAGTCGGCGAAGGGAAAGAAGTTGGCACGGAGAAACGGGTGCAGATGGACACGGTGGGGCAGCTGGTCGCCAGTCGAGACCTCCTGATCTCGGACGCGGAGAATTCCAGACTGTTTCCAAGTCTCCGCACGACGACGGGAGTGAGCTGGTGTTATCTCAACCGCACCAAGCCGAGCTGCTCCCACAGCAACGCCCCTTTCTCCTCCGTGTACACAACCTGGTGTGTGAGCTCCCACAACCCGAACCCTCTGGAGCTGAGCACCAGCACCGCCCTGGCTCTGCTGCGGTCCAAACAGAGGGGGGACAAGGTCATATACACCGTGGCGGCCATGTGTCAACCCGGCACGGGGAAACTAGTGTCGTCCCTCATCCTGTGGAGGCAGACCATGGAGCAG CTGCAGAGGAAACCGGAGCCCAAAGAGGTGGACGTCACCTACGGGAAGAAGGTGAAAGACATCAGCTGCAGAGTGAAAAGCGCCAAGGAGGagtggaaagagagggaggccTCCACAACCCAAACAGTGCCAACGCGCATTAAGATCTTCGATGGAGG GTACAAGTCCAATGAAGACTACGTGTATGTCAGAGGTCGAGGCCGGGGGAAATACATTTGCGAGGAGTGTGGCATTCGCTGTAAGAAGCCGAGCATGCTGAAGAAACACATCAGGACCCACACGGACGTGAGGCCGTACATCTGCAGGGTCTGCAACTTTGCTTTTAAAACTAAAG GAAACCTGACTAAACATATGAAGTCAAAGGCACACATGAAGAAATGTCTTGAACTGGGGGTGTCAGTGACGATGGATGACACGGAGATACAGGAACATG tgGACGACAGCCAACAAGACTCCAAGACGGAGGCGGTACACACGGCCAAACACCAGTTCTCCGACGCTGAGGACTCCGACGGAATGGACGAAGACGTCGACGAAATCGATgaagacgacgacgaggacgacgaatACGAGGGCGACTCCAGCCCGAAGCTGCGCTCCAGAAGCACGAGCCCCCAGGCGTGCGGAGTGACCTCTCTGGCGGTCACGGCCACCGCCGCCCTCCACGTCTACTCCCTCACCTCTCTGCCCGGCGCCGACGTCCGCCAGCAGTCCTCCGGCAGGCGGACCGGCTCGGATCACCGACCCGTCTTCGACCAGAGGGAGAAGTCCTTGGACGAAGACTCTCTGACGATGCTGTCCCCGGACCAGGCCGGCTTCCTCTTCGACCCTTACTCGTCCTGCCTGCTCTCTCCCGGTTGGGAGTCTCCCATCAGGGAGCCCTCCCCGTCACGCCTGCGTTACCCGTCCCCGAGGCGAGAGCTCTCTCCGCGAGGTCGCTCCTCTCCCAGGTGGGACGCCTCTCCGCGGAGGGCTGCCTCGCCGGGCTTCACGCCCATCCAGCACCTCTCGCCGGTCTCGATTGAGCGACCCGTGTCAACTGGAACGGAGCTGGCCGGAAAGCGGGAGTCCTCAATCCGAGGCCGGCAAAGAGTCGTGCTGAGGGCGGTTTCTCCGCGGAGAGGCTCGCACCAACACAAAGGCGGTGGCGAGAAAACCCGACACCAGGCGCAGATGGAGATGGCTCAACACGGAGCCTTTGAGATGGAGATG GATCAAAGGAGCGGCTTGGCTCCCGGTCCGCCCGGCGCTGCCAGTTCTCAACCCCAGAACATCCTCAGCCACCTCCCTCTTCACTCCCAGCAGCAGGCCCGCAGTCTGCTCCCCGTCGTCCCGGTCGGAGGGCTCCAGATGTCGCACTCCCCGCCTCCCTCCGGCGACGAcgtcgcctcctcctcctcggcgcCGAGCCCCCAGAGCAGCGAGGGCcagcgctgcagcagcagcagggagggaTCGGTCCACGGGCCCGAGTCCGGAGGAGAGGACGCCTGTCGGGAGAAAAGCCTCGACCCCGTGGACGGCGGGCAGGAGGAGATCGTCCAGACCTGCTTGAAAGCCATCGCCTCGTTGAAGATCACCACAGAGGACCCTCActga